The Henckelia pumila isolate YLH828 chromosome 2, ASM3356847v2, whole genome shotgun sequence genome includes a window with the following:
- the LOC140885416 gene encoding ent-kaurenoic acid oxidase 2-like, which translates to MGWPFLGELPTLLWYFKFLRRPDEYIDSKRRKYGEGEGLYRTHLFGSPAIIACSPRAIKLVLQSDENFYQEWPTFQLMGATSMVSVHGEAHKRVRSFVVGAINNPNSLRRIALRIQPRLISALDSWAQTGRITVYKEVKKVTLENMAKYFASFESEPFLDTLDELYQGMVDGFRANPVNFPGTVYHRALRCRRKLMAIFKEELENRKKHPNEAKKDVMEGLREIKDEEGNQLSDIEVVDNIVSLLVGGYESTVLATMWAFYYLAKYPHVLQNLRDEHSNIMSKKQVGDFITYDEISTCEYTSKVVAETIRLANISAFVFRTASKDVEYKGYIIPKGWRVMCWLRYVHTDSENFENPFCFNPERWNVPPKASTNLVFGKGTRTCAGNKLAQLQLSIILHHLAMGYKWELVNPEAKIIYLPHPKPEDRVVIDFCKI; encoded by the exons ATGGGGTGGCCCTTTCTAGGAGAGTTGCCAACCTTACTCTGGTACTTCAAGTTTCTTCGTCGCCCCGACGAGTACATCGACTCCAAACGCCGCAA atATGGTGAGGGAGAGGGGCTATACAGGACGCACCTATTCGGGTCACCAGCCATAATAGCATGCTCCCCAAGGGCCATAAAACTAGTACTCCAATCGGATGAAAATTTCTACCAAGAATGGCCAACTTTCCAACTTATGGGGGCTACTTCAATGGTATCGGTCCATGGAGAAGCACATAAAAGGGTTAGAAGCTTTGTTGTAGGGGCGATTAATAATCCCAACTCCCTTCGTCGGATCGCCCTCCGGATCCAACCACGCCTCATCTCCGCCCTCGATTCGTGGGCTCAAACGGGTCGAATCACTGTTTATAAAGAAGTCAAAAAG GTGACACTTGAAAACATGGCCAAGTATTTTGCGAGTTTTGAGTCGGAACCTTTCTTGGATACCCTCGATGAGTTATATCAGGGTATGGTTGATGGATTTAGAGCCAATCCCGTCAATTTTCCGGGAACTGTCTATCATCGTGCCCTCAGA TGTCGACGTAAATTGATGGCGATTTTTAAAGAAGAATTGGAGAATAGGAAGAAGCATCCAAATGAAGCAAAGAAAGATGTAATGGAAGGGCTGAGGGAAATCAAAGATGAAGAAGGGAATCAACTAAGCGACATTGAAGTAGTCGATAACATAGTCAGCCTCCTCGTGGGAGGATATGAATCCACGGTTCTTGCTACCATGTGGGCTTTTTATTATCTTGCCAAGTACCCTCATGTTCTACAAAATCTAAGG GACGAACATTCAAATATCATGAGCAAGAAGCAAGTTGGGGATTTCATTACATATGATGAGATTTCAACATGTGAATACACTAGCAAG GTGGTGGCAGAAACAATAAGATTGGCAAACATCTCAGCTTTTGTGTTTCGAACCGCTAGTAAAGATGTTGAATACAAag GTTACATAATTCCAAAGGGTTGGAGGGTCATGTGTTGGCTCCGTTACGTTCACACAGATTCAGAAAACTTCGAGAATCCATTCTGTTTTAATCCTGAAAGATGGAAT GTACCACCAAAGGCATCAACAAATCTAGTATTTGGTAAAGGAACAAGAACATGCGCAGGGAACAAGCTTGCTCAGTTGCAACTTTCTATAATACTTCATCATCTAGCCATGGGATacaa ATGGGAACTCGTAAATCCTGAGGCAAAGATTATTTATCTGCCACATCCAAAGCCCGAAGATCGAGTTGTGATTGACTTCTGCAAGATATGA